aaagtgtcatagcaaagggtctgaatacttatgttaatgtgatttcagttgtttatttttaatacattttcaaagttatcAGAAAtctgtcattatgaggtatggagtgtagaatgatgtaaaaaatatatttaaacgaATTTAGCATTGTAACGATTGCTGCTGGCAATgacgtgaagatgaacccaagcACAGTTTATTTTTCAAACGTGGAATCCCCAAAACCCTGACTACAAACGTGAACTAAgcaaaaacatgaacttgacttgactaaaactGGATTTGACATAAAcataacatgacttgacttgacttgacttgacttgaccaaaaCAACGAAGTTACATTGACAATACCTGACactagacaatggcaaacatgagggcttaaatacaaggacatggtaGAACGCATGACAAAGATGACCAATGGCAAGACTAAATTAACTTTAACCAATGGAAAGACAAGTctaaagtaatcaaacaatgaaccaatgaaaacaagacacatgaacaggggaaacgcATGACCagatcacatgagggaagagGAAATCACACGACATGACAGAAACAGGAactaaatttgaaaataaaagacataaaaaaacattatcaaaacACAAACGtgatgcaacataaaatgtggagaaaaaaataattatttaggggtctgaatactttctgaatgcacaatTTTTTCAAAATAGATAAGTATTTATATtcagtatatgtactgtatgtatactgTGTGGGGAAAAGATATCACCACACGCATCGCAgtcagtctggcaccaacaatcataccaaggtagaaatcactgagatccctttttttcccccattctgatggtggatgtgagcattaactgaagctcctgacccgtatctgcattattttatgcattgcactgctgccacgtgtacaggtgtacctaacgAAGTGCTAggtgagtgtttatatatatatatatatatatatatatatatatatatatatatatatatatatatatatatagggctgtcaagctccaaatttaaatttgttaaattatttaatcacatttaatcacatatacaaatatttgctgagaaagcccctcatataactcaatatataataattatacatcaatatataattatacatagttatctttaaatatttaaaattatatatatatatatatatatatatatatatatatatatatatatatatatatatatatatatatatatatatatatatattcagatcattaaaatgacaaaaagtggctttagaatacaatgtattgttcactaccatattattgatcataagacaatcattggcaaacagttcacagcaatccatttcacaagtgaatttgtcaatcagttgtccatcagttggagatttattatgaggacatgtttaagggcccgtcaatttacatctacgtcagacgtctcgggtgtgttgcctCATAAGTAggcctataattttttttttttactgtgtcaagttaaatatagtttaatactcaatctttaaacacattttgagatcccttagatcgcatttgtgctctttcgagtgttttgaacgcaagaacgtaacgcatttttgtgttgttctgccaactaaagttttgttttcttcactgtataaactgcgcgttgctcatacagctgaaatttcacttactgctccctggagtaaacaggtggtactacaagcttgcatttctcaggaatcttccttattatggtccggggggcatgcgattaattgcgtaaatttgtttaacgcgttattttttgtcaaatgaatcgcactgaattaacgcgttaaatcaacagccctaatatatatatatagtaagtatgtagtatatatatgtttatatcaaATGCTTGAGGTAAAAtaatttcagaaaaataaatgattaagtaATCAGTGACTCAAATCAAGAAACAAAAATATGATAGTGTATAGTTTTAATGAGCACATTACATCTGATATTACCAAGCAGTGGTTGCAAAATATGATCTGAGGAAGAATAGATTTGAAGAGGAAAGTCTGATTGCTGAAATAAGTTTTTATGAGCACACAGTATGTTTATTATCACACATTCATTGGGAAGAGCAAGAAACCGGTAAAAATGCAGTCAGTTTCTCTACTATTGATAGTGCTAGGGACAGTGGTTTGTATAGACACTGTGTCATCTATCTTCAGTGGCAGTACCAAAGACCCTGCTGTCACCAGTACATTTCCAGGAGCTTCACAAAACCTGATCATCTCCTCCTCCCCCACCTGAATTTTTAGGCAAGCAGACTGGGAGGCAGACACGTGGTAGCTGATGTAATACATGCCAGCTATTAGTACTCTGAAGACACCATCAGACAGGAGCTCATCGCCATCAATGTTGATTAGTGAGTTactaaatattattggtttgtttgGATGAACCAGCTGTGTCTTAGGACTTTTTGTGTAAGAGAAAACAGAATACAGATCTGAAGAGTCATCCCCAGTTATATCCCCCTTCTCTCCTTTCAAACCCGGTGGTCCTGGTTGCCCTGGAATCCCCTCGTCCCCCATCAGACCCGATCTGCCTGGAAAACCATCAGCTCCCGGCTCACCTTTTGGCCCGATCATCGGCACGCCATCATCACCTGTAAACATTCACACAGACAGGCAAAGTTGCAACAATGAGATCCCATGGACCCAATTAAATCAAATTTTGCCAAATCGATCTATGTTGCTTGTAGgaacatgatcacatggaaaCTTGACATATCATGATATgattatattaatgtatattaatgCTTCATCTTGCACTCATGGGCATATcaacatttttgtccaatcaaatgcttttagaatgagaatgtccctcacTAATACTACTATgtacaacaaaataaatttagCAAAATGAATGTTCAGTTCTCAAATACAAAAGGTAAATGTTTTCACAATACTCACtggggaatatttttttttttttagatgaaattGAGTTTCATCTATATGAACAGTTTTCAACTACTGAAAATCACTTAAAATCATAGGAAATAAGCTATGCCACTACCTGGATCTCCTTTCTCCCCTTTTAGACCATCCTTCCCATAAGCACCATGAGCTCCTGGAATACCTGGTCTTCCAGGGAAACCCCTGAAGCCATCACATGTTTCTGACACAGAGAGAGCCACCATCCACAACACAATACTGAATCGCAGCACGGCAGG
The Xyrauchen texanus isolate HMW12.3.18 chromosome 34, RBS_HiC_50CHRs, whole genome shotgun sequence DNA segment above includes these coding regions:
- the c1qb gene encoding complement C1q subcomponent subunit B, with the translated sequence MEFIFMSAPAVLRFSIVLWMVALSVSETCDGFRGFPGRPGIPGAHGAYGKDGLKGEKGDPGDDGVPMIGPKGEPGADGFPGRSGLMGDEGIPGQPGPPGLKGEKGDITGDDSSDLYSVFSYTKSPKTQLVHPNKPIIFSNSLINIDGDELLSDGVFRVLIAGMYYISYHVSASQSACLKIQVGEEEMIRFCEAPGNVLVTAGSLVLPLKIDDTVSIQTTVPSTINSRETDCIFTGFLLFPMNV